A part of Anaerolineales bacterium genomic DNA contains:
- a CDS encoding DNA gyrase subunit A, producing the protein MEVGLVRSIDIDQTMQQAYLDYAMSVIVARALPDARDGLKPVHRRILYAMFDMGLRPDTAYKKSARIVGEVLGKYHPHGDMAVYESMARMAQDFSMRCLLVEGQGNFGSVDGDPPAAMRYTEARLTASAMEMLADIRKETVDFSDNFDGSLQEPDVLPSALPNLLVNGATGIAVGMSTNIPPHNLAEVVGALVYMLGNWERLDDVNIEDLMKFIQGPDFPTGGVIVQDTHEDDLTAAYGTGRGRVTVQSRCHIEEITRGRSRIIVTELPYMTNKSSLIEHIAQLARDGNLEGIADLRDESDRHGLRIVIELTRTAEPEKVLQDLYKRTAMRSTFGIIMLALVEGEPRMLSLKQALRHYLDHRLVVIRRRTEYELARARARLHILEGLRVALKHLDEIIDLIKKAPDADVARDRLMKRYRLSDIQAQAILDMQLRRLAALERKKIEDEYKELLAQIKDLETLLKSPLKMRQVVASELQQVKEAYGDRRRTQITRLGASAKSVLPVLTATDLLPEQTVWVSATIDGLISRTLDDKPPRISGNLAPRFLLQVNTRDTLFLVSEKGEAAGIPVQTLPEAPNPQDGSPKHKVSALSDSDNLAALFTLPPKDERLEGWFVFTATQQGMLKKTPLEELPGPTGHSFTLVKVNDEDRLGWVRLTDGQSEILLATADGMAIRFHENDVRPMGLVAAGVNGIKLGVRDLVIGMELFPRRGEVLLITSDGKAKRVEIGQFPLQGRYGQGVIAWKLPRTSQLVGVALGRPTTRITVLIDKLAPKAMRLDEAPLQTRSASGKAVLDLKAGYQVLGLSIPWAVPRPVAGEKAVGDKEIQVPEEIEGQDQPEVEQLSFGMAGPAVKTALAAAAVKKGRSITAKTSDGKPSPAKIKQAKAAPVPKPKPEPVKAKANLSSQSKPTQVKPPAQAKAPPKPRGIKTTPTVATGKKAKPVKKSLLKEEGIPETKTSPSKVKTGSQSQAKVKVAVGDTKTKATTKTKSVKKEATVKTKSTPPAAAGKKPQKSTAQKSKPIKKTGGKATKASKPRKSSFTVKSTDVVIPNIVLPPGWKPLTKKNPQSKRKPKP; encoded by the coding sequence ATGGAAGTCGGCCTCGTCCGTTCAATCGATATTGATCAAACCATGCAGCAGGCCTACCTGGATTACGCCATGAGCGTCATTGTGGCACGCGCTCTGCCGGATGCTCGCGATGGTCTCAAGCCAGTGCACCGGCGCATCCTGTACGCCATGTTCGATATGGGCCTGCGCCCCGATACAGCCTACAAGAAATCTGCCCGGATTGTCGGTGAAGTACTCGGCAAGTATCACCCGCACGGTGATATGGCTGTATATGAATCGATGGCTCGTATGGCTCAGGATTTTTCCATGCGTTGCTTGCTGGTGGAGGGGCAGGGCAACTTCGGCAGCGTGGATGGTGACCCCCCGGCTGCCATGCGTTATACCGAAGCCCGCCTTACCGCCTCGGCCATGGAGATGCTGGCGGATATCCGCAAGGAAACCGTAGATTTTTCGGATAACTTCGATGGCTCACTTCAGGAGCCCGATGTCCTTCCCTCGGCCCTACCGAATCTGCTGGTGAATGGCGCTACGGGTATTGCAGTGGGAATGTCTACCAATATCCCCCCTCACAACCTGGCTGAGGTGGTCGGTGCGCTGGTGTATATGCTGGGAAATTGGGAACGACTGGATGATGTTAATATCGAGGACCTGATGAAGTTTATCCAGGGTCCCGACTTCCCAACCGGTGGTGTGATCGTCCAGGATACCCACGAAGACGACTTGACCGCCGCCTATGGCACCGGCCGGGGCAGGGTGACAGTGCAATCCCGCTGCCATATCGAGGAGATCACGCGCGGTCGTAGCCGCATCATCGTGACTGAGCTCCCTTACATGACCAACAAGTCATCCCTTATCGAGCACATCGCTCAGCTGGCCCGGGATGGCAACCTGGAGGGTATCGCAGACTTGCGGGATGAGTCTGATCGCCATGGCTTGCGGATCGTCATCGAGCTCACCCGCACAGCTGAGCCTGAAAAGGTGTTGCAGGACTTATATAAACGCACCGCCATGCGGTCTACCTTCGGTATCATCATGCTCGCCCTGGTAGAAGGTGAACCGCGCATGTTATCCCTCAAGCAAGCCTTGCGACACTATTTGGATCACCGTTTGGTGGTCATCCGCCGGCGCACCGAATATGAGCTTGCAAGAGCACGCGCCCGCCTGCACATCCTGGAAGGGCTGCGCGTGGCGTTGAAACATCTGGATGAGATCATCGACCTGATCAAGAAAGCCCCTGATGCCGATGTCGCCCGTGACAGGCTGATGAAGCGCTATCGCCTGTCGGATATCCAGGCTCAGGCAATTTTGGATATGCAACTACGCCGCCTGGCGGCGCTTGAGCGAAAGAAGATCGAGGACGAGTATAAGGAGCTCCTTGCACAGATTAAAGACCTGGAGACGCTCCTGAAATCTCCGCTCAAGATGCGCCAGGTTGTCGCTAGCGAGCTTCAGCAGGTGAAGGAAGCTTATGGTGACCGTCGCCGGACACAGATCACCCGCCTAGGCGCAAGTGCGAAATCGGTCCTGCCTGTGCTCACCGCCACCGACTTGCTGCCTGAGCAAACCGTGTGGGTTTCAGCCACGATTGATGGACTGATCTCCCGGACACTGGATGATAAACCGCCGCGTATCAGCGGTAACCTGGCACCACGTTTCTTGCTGCAGGTGAATACCCGTGATACCCTGTTTCTCGTTTCTGAAAAAGGGGAAGCTGCAGGTATTCCCGTCCAGACCCTTCCCGAAGCACCCAACCCCCAGGATGGATCTCCCAAACACAAGGTGTCAGCCCTGTCGGATAGCGATAATCTGGCCGCATTATTTACCCTCCCACCCAAGGATGAACGCCTGGAAGGCTGGTTTGTTTTCACCGCAACCCAACAAGGAATGCTTAAGAAAACACCGTTGGAAGAGCTGCCTGGGCCAACTGGTCACAGCTTCACTCTGGTCAAGGTGAATGATGAGGATCGGTTGGGTTGGGTGCGCTTGACCGATGGGCAATCGGAGATCCTGCTGGCCACCGCAGATGGCATGGCGATTCGTTTCCACGAAAATGATGTTCGCCCGATGGGCCTGGTGGCTGCAGGTGTAAACGGGATCAAACTTGGGGTGCGCGATCTGGTCATTGGTATGGAATTATTCCCACGCCGGGGCGAGGTCTTGCTCATCACCTCCGACGGCAAAGCCAAACGGGTTGAAATCGGGCAATTCCCCCTCCAGGGGCGCTATGGCCAGGGCGTAATCGCCTGGAAACTGCCGCGCACCTCCCAGCTGGTGGGTGTAGCACTCGGTAGGCCTACCACGCGTATTACTGTGCTCATTGATAAACTTGCCCCAAAAGCCATGCGCCTTGACGAAGCTCCCCTGCAAACGCGGTCTGCATCAGGCAAGGCGGTGCTTGACTTGAAAGCCGGTTACCAGGTGCTCGGCTTGAGCATTCCCTGGGCCGTGCCACGCCCGGTTGCGGGCGAGAAAGCCGTTGGAGATAAGGAAATTCAAGTACCTGAAGAAATTGAAGGGCAGGATCAGCCTGAAGTTGAACAGCTATCCTTTGGGATGGCCGGACCTGCAGTCAAAACTGCTCTTGCTGCAGCGGCGGTGAAGAAAGGCAGATCAATCACTGCGAAGACCAGCGACGGAAAACCATCACCGGCAAAGATAAAACAGGCCAAGGCAGCCCCTGTACCTAAACCCAAACCTGAACCTGTGAAGGCGAAAGCCAACCTTTCCAGTCAGTCAAAACCAACCCAGGTGAAACCACCTGCGCAAGCAAAAGCCCCTCCGAAGCCGCGTGGCATAAAAACGACTCCAACGGTAGCCACGGGCAAGAAAGCGAAACCTGTAAAAAAATCCTTGTTGAAGGAAGAAGGTATACCTGAAACCAAAACCAGCCCATCAAAGGTGAAAACCGGGTCTCAATCACAGGCCAAGGTGAAAGTCGCGGTTGGGGACACAAAAACAAAAGCCACCACAAAAACAAAGTCAGTAAAGAAGGAAGCAACCGTTAAAACGAAATCCACTCCTCCAGCAGCTGCCGGGAAAAAACCGCAGAAATCCACGGCTCAAAAATCCAAGCCGATCAAAAAGACTGGTGGTAAAGCAACTAAAGCCTCGAAACCTCGAAAATCCAGTTTCACAGTGAAATCAACGGATGTTGTGATCCCCAATATCGTGCTCCCACCCGGCTGGAAACCGCTTACGAAAAAGAACCCACAGTCAAAACGGAAGCCAAAACCTTAG
- a CDS encoding amidohydrolase yields MKANRVFLVLCSTVLVMLSACQPATPKVEADLVIKNATIYTVDKDRTVAQAMAIKGDSIVYIGDDKGVENYIAEITRVIDLQGKLVLPGLIDSHAHVPSAVSELYEVWLYGIGSVEEYQQALTDFTSGKTDLQGVQGGGWINAVFGPSGPTAAELDVAVADIPAVLYSEDYHSVWVNSKALELAGVTKETPDPEGGIIERDADGNPSGTLRESAADLVADVIPPYSNDQLLEGLRYFQEMAHSLGMTTVYIPSASEGELKALHDFEASGEMAIRFPTAVVVNPDDDLSRITELLALQAQEKGGNFWIPAAKIFMDGVLEGGTAYMEEPYVYDPSNQGELLWDPQKYNEMCAALDKAGIQIHVHSIGNAATRITLDGFAYAQQQNGARDSRNMVTHVQLVNPADITRFAKLKAIPVPQPYWFVIDTYYTQAVEYVGQELADQQYPMKSFFDVGATVASASDYPVTVPPNPMDAIEMGVTRTVPEGSEAYVDPSFDQALVPSEKVTVEQMITSFTINGAYSAFMENQIGSLEVGKKADFIVLDQNILQIDPSQIHNTSVLLTFFEGNEVYRSEDYSE; encoded by the coding sequence ATGAAAGCAAATAGAGTGTTTCTGGTCTTATGCAGTACCGTTCTGGTCATGTTGTCCGCCTGTCAGCCCGCTACCCCGAAAGTTGAAGCTGATCTGGTGATCAAGAATGCCACGATCTATACCGTGGACAAGGATCGGACTGTCGCACAGGCGATGGCGATCAAGGGGGATAGTATTGTCTATATCGGTGATGACAAAGGTGTCGAAAACTATATCGCCGAAATTACCCGCGTGATTGACCTGCAAGGCAAGTTGGTCCTTCCTGGCTTGATCGACAGCCACGCCCATGTCCCATCTGCGGTTTCTGAGCTCTATGAGGTCTGGCTGTACGGGATAGGCAGTGTCGAAGAATACCAGCAGGCTCTCACGGATTTTACGTCTGGTAAAACCGACTTGCAAGGTGTGCAGGGCGGTGGCTGGATCAATGCCGTGTTTGGCCCATCTGGGCCTACTGCAGCCGAGCTGGATGTCGCAGTCGCCGATATCCCTGCTGTCCTCTACTCCGAAGATTACCACAGCGTATGGGTGAATTCAAAAGCGCTCGAGCTGGCTGGCGTCACCAAGGAGACCCCGGACCCCGAAGGCGGGATCATCGAACGCGATGCGGATGGAAACCCTTCCGGCACTTTGCGTGAATCAGCGGCGGATCTGGTTGCTGATGTGATTCCCCCCTACAGCAATGACCAGCTGCTAGAAGGGCTGCGCTACTTCCAGGAGATGGCCCATTCTTTGGGGATGACCACCGTCTACATCCCCAGTGCCTCCGAGGGCGAGCTTAAGGCTTTGCATGATTTTGAGGCGTCCGGAGAGATGGCGATTCGCTTCCCAACCGCCGTCGTGGTCAATCCCGACGATGACCTGTCTCGCATCACTGAGCTTCTCGCTCTACAAGCGCAGGAAAAGGGGGGCAACTTCTGGATCCCTGCTGCCAAGATCTTTATGGACGGGGTGTTGGAAGGCGGGACAGCTTATATGGAAGAGCCTTACGTGTACGATCCCTCTAACCAGGGCGAGTTGCTCTGGGATCCACAAAAATATAACGAGATGTGCGCTGCTCTCGACAAGGCTGGCATCCAGATCCATGTCCACTCGATCGGCAATGCTGCCACCCGCATCACCTTGGATGGTTTCGCGTATGCCCAGCAGCAGAACGGGGCGCGTGACTCTCGCAATATGGTCACGCATGTCCAGCTGGTCAATCCTGCCGATATTACCCGTTTCGCAAAATTAAAAGCTATTCCAGTTCCCCAACCGTACTGGTTTGTTATTGATACCTACTACACCCAGGCGGTTGAATACGTGGGCCAGGAGCTGGCAGACCAGCAGTATCCCATGAAGAGCTTCTTTGATGTGGGCGCTACCGTTGCTTCAGCCAGTGACTACCCGGTTACCGTCCCACCTAACCCGATGGATGCTATCGAAATGGGCGTGACCCGCACAGTACCGGAAGGAAGCGAAGCTTATGTTGATCCTAGCTTCGATCAGGCGCTCGTGCCGTCAGAGAAGGTTACCGTGGAGCAGATGATCACCAGCTTTACCATCAATGGGGCTTATTCTGCCTTCATGGAAAACCAGATCGGCTCGCTTGAAGTGGGTAAGAAAGCTGATTTCATCGTTCTCGATCAGAATATCTTGCAGATCGATCCGTCCCAGATCCACAATACTTCCGTCTTGTTGACCTTCTTTGAAGGAAATGAAGTATACCGTAGCGAAGATTATTCCGAATAA